The DNA window CTTCAATTCCGGGGGACTCAGTATCCACAAGGGAATGTTAGAAAATGGTAGTTTTAATGTCGGCCATTTAATCACAGGGAACTATGTTATTAAAATTCAATTCAAAGGGAAGGAGGTGGTATATAAATTTATAAAGATCTAGTGCTGTATTGTTTTAATGGTGCGATTTAAGGTATCAACAATAGTCAACTCAGATATATTTAATTCATCGAATCTCAAGTTCGTTGTACACCATCACTTTCATTGTAGATATTGAGTTTGAAAAAATCAAGCCTGGATATACTTTTCTATAAACGCAAATAATTCCTTTATTAAATTGGTTTAAGATAGTATTGAAATAGTTTAACAATTAAATTAGATATGTTAATGTTTTGAAATTTAATCTATTTTGTACTATACTTGGAGAAAATAAAGATATGAATACCAATAAATCTTCCAACGTTATACAAAAGAATTTTAGAGTTAGTCGCTTTTATTCAATTTTTAAGTGTCAAACTGCGGTTGTTCTACTTATTCTCAATTTCGTATTTCAAGTTAATGGACAGGTGAAAGTTTTTTCTGGTGGAAACACCACTGTAGGAACCCTATCACAAATCGACACCAAATTTAAACTGCAAGTAGATGGAGGAAATGTTTCTGGATACGAGCCCTGTGGGTTGTATGTGAAATCTTTAGGACATCAGGCTGATTATTCATATGCTCAAGTAAACGATGTGAATAGAGCCAATTCCAAGGCATTTGAGGTGATGTTAAGCGGTGTTTCAAAATATTATATTAAGGGTGATGGGAGTACAGTTTATTTATCCGATTCTATATTAAAAACTGATATCCAACCCTTGGGTAACTCATTGACAAGGGTGCTTTCTTTTAATACTTATACGTACAAATTTAAGGATGAATTGGCTACCAGTGACAGAACACGAATCGGGTTTTTGGCACAA is part of the Candidatus Vicinibacter affinis genome and encodes:
- a CDS encoding tail fiber domain-containing protein produces the protein MNTNKSSNVIQKNFRVSRFYSIFKCQTAVVLLILNFVFQVNGQVKVFSGGNTTVGTLSQIDTKFKLQVDGGNVSGYEPCGLYVKSLGHQADYSYAQVNDVNRANSKAFEVMLSGVSKYYIKGDGSTVYLSDSILKTDIQPLGNSLTRVLSFNTYTYKFKDELATSDRTRIGFLAQQLERVVPEIVSTDNQNLKGIDYVSIIPLLVKSIQELNQRIEVLEKQLQTCCPTNLKK